One region of Purpureocillium takamizusanense chromosome 4, complete sequence genomic DNA includes:
- a CDS encoding uncharacterized protein (COG:S~EggNog:ENOG503NY28~TransMembrane:12 (i56-77o89-110i122-139o145-165i177-197o209-229i322-348o368-390i411-434o440-463i470-493o505-526i)), translating into MTDRSSNAQDESFWAPGTINLEELQEFSNKIILHPIPTSDPNDPLNWSAGRKCVNFALVSFYVLMTFVQLDIGYTAWGQYQGELDFSVSLLNGGVALQYAGLAIGCFFFVPLVHKYGRRPSYIVSTVMQLASCVWFALMKRPVDLWISSLLSGLGGATSETIVQITIADLFFVHNHAALNGCYLLFVAIGAFLGPVASGYIVDDQGWRWIWWWCVILFGATLTLTILFFEESKYTPILRAQVPSTPGPDEPADAPDKAHIERAQTRDNEHPGHSARDKYGVVERTLSNVLLDETIPLKSYRERLALVTKTEGPILPHLSQPIVLLFTFPAIAYTAITYGTTLAEFSILTSVQAIYLFEPPYNFSASGVGLMNLAPFIGHLPGIIIGGYLNDKSIVWLARRNGGVYEPEMRLWLALPSIILTPASVLMLGVGLAYMAPWPLLAVGFGLFGFNLGATSSIALSYAMDCYHDVIGNALVGVVFTRNVLSVVVLFSLTPWIDGMGLRDMHILVSAFSFCILLIPVPLLIWGKKSRVSLAKTYRDMARRQPTHRDF; encoded by the exons ATGACCGACCGCTCCAGTAATGCTCAGGATGAATCTTTCTGGGCACCCGGTACCATTAATCTCGAAGAAC TGCAAGAGTTTAGCAACAAAATCATCCTGCATCCTATTCCCACCTCTGACCCCAACGACCCCCTGAACTGGTCCGCCGGACGAAAATGCGTAAACTTCGCACTCGTGTCCTTCTATGTCTTGATGACTTTCGTTCAACTTGACATTGGATATACAGCGTGGGGACAGTATCAGGGGGAGCTCGACTTCTCCGTCAGCCTCTTGAACGGTGGCGTGGCCCTTCAAtacgccggcctggccatcgGCTGCTTCTTTTTCGTCCCGCTCGTTCACAAATATGGTCGACGCCCTTCTTATATCGTCAGCACCGTCATGCAGCTTGCGTCTTGCGTCTGGTTCGCACTGATGAAGCGCCCGGTAGACCTGTGGATCAGCAGCCTGCTGTCGGGCCTTGGTGGCGCCACCAGTGAGACTATTGTGCAGATTACCATTGCAGATCTCTTTTTCGTTCACAATCATGCGGCACTGAATGGTTGCTATCTACTCTTTGTTGCAATCGGCGCGTTTCTCGGCCCGGTGGCATCTGGGTACATCGTCGACGATCAAGGGTGGAGGTGGatatggtggtggtgcgttATCCTCTTTGGAGCCACCCTAACGTTGACGATCCTTTTCTTCGAGGAGTCGAAGTATACGCCTATACTTAGAGCCCAAGTTCCGAGCACTCCGGGACCCGATGAGCCTGCGGATGCTCCTGATAAGGCGCACATCGAGCGAGCGCAGACGCGAGACAACGAGCATCCTGGCCATTCAGCCCGAGACAAATATGGCGTCGTCGAACGAACGCTGTCTAATGTTCTCCTCGACGAGACAATTCCTCTCAAATCTTACCGTGAGCGACTTGCCCTCGTCACTAAAACGGAGGGGCCGATCCTGCCCCATCTTTCTCAACCCATTGTTTTGCTCTTCACATTCCCGGCCATTGCGTACACGGCTATAACCTACGGTACCACGTTGGCCGAGTTTTCGATTTTGACTTCCGTTCAAGCGATATATCTGTTCGAACCACCTTATAATttctcggcgtcgggggTAGGATTGATGAACCTTGCGCCCTTCATTGGTCATCTTccgggcatcatcatcggtgGATACCTCAACGACAAGTCGATAGTGTGGCTCGCGAGGAGAAATGGCGGAGTCTATGAACCGGAAATGCGACTGTGGCTCGCGTTGCCCTCCATAATCCTCACGCCTGCAAGTGTCTTGATGCTTGGAGTTGGGCTAGCATAT ATGGCTCCCTGGCCCCTTCTGGCCGTTGGATTCGGTCTGTTTGGCTTCAACCTGGGAGCCACGAGCAGCATTGCGCTTTCGTACGCCATGGACTGCTACCACGAT GTTATCGGAAACGCCCTCGTTGGAGTCGTATTCACGCGCAACGTCCTCTCTGTCGTAGTGCTCTTTTCACTTACACCATGGATCGATGGGATGGGCTTGCGGGATATGCATATCCTTGTCTCAGCATTTTCGTTCTGCATTCTGCTTATTCCGGTCCCGCTGCTCATATGGGGCAAAAAGTCCCGAGTGTCATTGGCAAAGACCTATAGGGACATGGCGCGACGACAGCCCACCCATCGAGACTTTTGA
- a CDS encoding L-lactate dehydrogenase (cytochrome) (EggNog:ENOG503P069~COG:C), whose translation MAHPDAEINFVKAAAKENILYMPALFATRTIEEIAAEKAEGQVTFQQLYLSAENDTETEELIRRTEESGAKAIVFTVDSAADGNRHRAARYDVGSADSSYSSFTWEYYDKLVKMTKLPVILKGIGSLADAELAAKHNVPAIILSNHGGRQLDGAPTSLEVAIEIHQKNRDLFTKMEIFADGGVRYGSDVLKLLALGVKAVGLGRPFMYANIYGQEGGERLIQQLKKEIALDAGNLGCPDLRKINEDFVDWTPKQCVN comes from the exons ATGGCCCATCCCGATGCTGAGATCAACTTCGTCAAGGCTGCTGCCAAGGAGAACATCCTTTATATG CCCGCACTGTTTGCGACGCGCACGATCGAGGAGATTGCGGCAGAGAAGGCGGAAGGACAGGTCACGTTCCAACAG CTATACTTGTCTGCTGAGAACGAtacggagacggaggagctTATCAGAAGGACCGAGGAGTCTGGTGCCAAGGCCATTGTTTTCACAGTGGATTCCGCTGCCGATGGAAACCGGCATCGTGCTGCCCGGTACGATGTCGGCTCAGC TGATTCTTCATACTCAAGCTTCACA TGGGAGTATTACGATAAGCTTGTCAAGATGACAAAGCTTCCCGTCATTCTGAAGGGAATCGGGTCCCTTGCGGATGCAGAATTAGCTGCCAAGCACAACGTGCCAGCAATCATCTTGTCGAAccatggcggccgccagctggATGGAGCACCAACGTCGCTAGAGGTTGCTATCGAAATACACCAGAAGAACCGCGACCTTTTCACGAAGATGGAAATCTTCGCAGATGGTGGCGTTCGATACGGCTCAGATGTGCTCAAGCTGCTCGCTCTTGGCGTCAAGGCggttggccttggccgtcctTTCATGTACGCCAACATCTACGGCCAAGAGGGTGGGGAGCGGCTCATCCAGCAGCTGAAGAAGGAGATTGCCTTGGATGCCGGAAACCTTGGGTGCCCGGACCTTCGAAAGATCAACGAGGATTTT GTGGACTGGACGCCCAAGCAGTGCGTGAACTGA
- a CDS encoding uncharacterized protein (COG:G~CAZy:GH78~SECRETED:SignalP(1-19~SECRETED:cutsite=ATS-AP~SECRETED:prob=0.4634)~EggNog:ENOG503P186) — MLLQLAALLTLTAVICATSAPTSSERRLAQPSWHKYVRSPPSLDVRPAKILDSYTVGNVHNPEGFLSGGRPTVLTRNSTDREHPTIVIDFGQNVAGVLKIQFAGSHNRTQGLPGLRIAFAETLEFLKNRSDFTRSDNAGGSEKITNGTDQIAVKNEAYTWKDLHGCQFGRQVCSDGLHGFRYVKIWLDALPEDAPYTSPVGSISISSVTLEWSAYLGTPDTFTGWFECSNEKLTQWWYDGVYTVDLGTDLFLANETEPRDASSPSLEGKQVLFDGAKRDRDPYVGDLAVASLTSYLSHDFAESTRNVLEDLALHQRADGWIPPASINNYTLPLFDYPLWWVVCSVDYTMYTGDVSYTKKYWAVLRKVLDGYYPKYMDGSSGLLVKSAELGYGDYAFLPRSGPITYYNALYVYALRYASTLAETFGWTDDVQRWLPHAEAIGMAVRQHNFDTKVNAFYDGGPCPKGQTGSYCDVHSQDGNSLAILAGITDKNTSAQILNYWSKVAKRPYGNAFYDSSVLSPDNQFADRVYAFISYFELRARLTTPGTSNSGFDEISRLYGWMSSHDPGITMWEGIGPSGSAYQGAFTSMAHGWSTGIVPLLSNHVLGVTPLAPGFRNWKICPLLDFGDVSWARGQVPTPYGNLEVSWAKHEHDQGVSLIISAPRRTKGIVCVPRSGQQDLVIRVNGTRVSTDAVPESQFGAQETISVFHLGEGAHNVTFSPE, encoded by the exons ATGTTGCTACAGCTTGCTGCCCTTCTGACACTCACGGCCGTGATCTGCGCGACTTCGGCACCGACCTCATCTGAACGTCGGCTCGCGCAGCCTTCCTGGCACAAATATGTCAGGTCTCCTCCGTCTCTCGACGTGCGACCAGCGAAGATACTCGACTCATATACCGTTGGCAATGTGCATAATCCCGAGGGATTTCTATCCGGTGGCCGGCCGACAGTCTTAACTCGAAACTCGACCGATCGCGAGCACCCAACTATCGTCATCGATTTCGGACAAAATGTTGCGGGAGTGCTCAAGATTCAGTTTGCCGGCTCCCATAACAGGACCCAAGGGCTGCCAGGACTAAGAATTGCCTTTGCCGAGACGCTGGAGTTTCTGAAGAACCGGAGTGACTTCACGCGGTCTGACAATGCGGGAGGT AGCGAGAAAATTACCAATGGAACTGATCAG ATCGCGGTGAAAAACGAAGCGTACACTTGGAAAGACCTGCATGGGTGTCAATTTGGACGGCAGGTATGCTCAGATGGCCTCCATGGTTTTCGATATGTCAAGATATGGCTCGATGCGCTCCCCGAGGATGCGCCGTACACATCACCTGTGGGCTCGATATCAATCTCATCCGTCACATTGGAGTGGTCGGCTTACTTGGGTACACCCGACACCTTTACTGGCTGGTTTGAATGCTCCAACGAGAAACTCACGCAATGGTGGTACGATGGCGTGTACACCGTCGATCTCGGGACGGACCTGTTCCTAGCAAACGAGACGGAGCCTCGAGATGCCAGCAGTCCGAGCCTGGAGGGAAAGCAAGTGCTGTTCGACGGCGCCAAGCGTGATCGGGACCCTTACGTGGGCGATTTGGCGGTCGCTTCCTTGACATCTTACCTGTCACACGACTTTGCCGAATCCACAAGGAACGTTCTCGAGGATTTGGCTCTTCATCAGCGCGCAGACGGATGGATACCTCCGGCGAGCAT AAATAATTATACACTCCCACTATTCGACTATCCTCTCTGGTGGGTGGTCTGCAGTGTGGACTACACCATGTACACTGGCGACGTGTCCTACACAAAGAAGTACTGGGCTGTTTTGCGCAAGGTCCTTGACGGGTACTATCCAAAGTACATGGACGGAAGCAGCGGCCTTTTGGTGAAGTCTGCGGAGTTGGGCTACGGGGACTACGCCTTTCTCCCACGATCCGGGCCGATTACATACTACAATGCCCTCTACGTCTACGCATTGAGATATGCCTCCACACTGGCCGAGACCTTTGGTTGGACAGACGACGTGCAGCGTTGGCTGCCTCATGCCGAAGCCATTGGGATGGCTGTGAGGCAGCACAATTTTGACACCAAAGTCAATGCGTTTTACGACGGCGGTCCGTGTCCCAAGGGACAGACAGGCTCCTACTGCGATGTTCACTCACAAGACGGAAACTCCCTCGCCATCCTAGCCGGAATCACCGACAAGAATACGTCGGCACAGATTCTGAACTATTGGAGCAAGGTCGCAAAGAGGCCGTACGGGAATGCGTTCTACGACTCGAGTGTACTCAGTCCCGATAACCAATTTGCGGACCGCGTGTATGCGTTCATCTCATACTTTGAGCTTCGAGCAAGGCTTACCACCCCTGGAACGTCCAACTCAGGCTTCGACGAGATTTCTCGCTTGTATGGCTGGATGTCGTCGCACGATCCGGGCATCACGATGTGGGAGGGCATCGGCCCAAGCGGGTCCGCATACCAGGGCGCATTCACCTCAATGGCTCACGGGTGGTCTACGGGTATCGTTCCGCTTCTGAGCAACCACGTCCTGGGAGTTACGCCGTTGGCACCCGGCTTCAGAAACTGGAAGATATGCCCGCTACTCGACTTTGGAGACGTTTCGTGGGCCAGGGGCCAGGTGCCAACTCCCTACGGGAACTTGGAGGTTAGCTGGGCCAAGCATGAGCATGACCAGGGCGTGTCCCTCATCATCAGTGCTCCTAGAAGAACCAAAGGCATTGTTTGTGTGCCGCGAAGTGGACAACAAGACCTAGTCATTCGGGTTAACGGCACGAGAGTGTCTACGGACGCTGTTCCTGAGTCGCAGTTTGGGGCACAAGAGACAATCTCGGTGTTTCATTTAGGAGAAGGAGCGCACAACGTGACATTTAGCCCCGAATAG
- the INDA1_1 gene encoding Amino-acid permease inda1, variant 2 (COG:E~EggNog:ENOG503NUN0~TransMembrane:10 (i7-27o33-55i67-89o109-130i151-170o206-226i256-274o280-303i324-345o365-382i)): protein MGWNYVFQWAAVLPLELTVCGITIQYWNPDISVGVWIALFLVVIIIINVFGALGYAEEEFWASAFKLSATVIFMIIALVLVCGGGPSGGRYDEYWGARLWYDPGAFKNGFKGFCAVFVTAAFSFSGTELVGLAAAESRNPVKSMPGAIKQVFWRITLFYILGLFFVGLLIDCNDPALLSDSAYADPKASPFVLVGKYAGLKGFDHFMNLVILASVLSIGVSGVYGGSRTLTALAQQGYAPKLFTYIDKSGRPLPSVIVLILFGFVAFVSLSASGPTVFDWLQALSGLAALFTWGSVCLAHIRFRKAWKYHGHTLDEIPFRAAGGIYGSYLGLFLCAIVLIAQFYTAVAAPPGKPGVGTAESFFKQYLAAPVVIMFWLIGYLWKREGWLRTSQMDVDTGRRELDWDEINAYRAKVAAWPAWRRALNIIM, encoded by the exons ATGGGCTGGAACTACGTCTTCCAATGGGCAGCAGTCTTGCCTCTAGAGCTCACTGTTTGTGGCATTACTATTCAATACTGGAACCCGGATATCTCAGTCGGAGTCTGGATTgcgctcttcctcgtcgtcatcattaTAATCAACGTTTTCGGTGCCCTTGGATACGCCGAGGAAGAGTTCTGGGCATCCGCCTTTAAGCTCTCTGCGACCGTTATTTTCATGATTATTGCCCTTGTTCTTGTCTGCGGCGGTGGTCCCTCCGGCGGCCGCTACGACGAATACTGGGGTGCTAGACTCTGGTATGATCCCGGCGCGTTCAAGAACGGTTTCAAGGGATTTTGCGCGGTGTTCGTTACGGCTGCGTTCTCGTTTTCCGGAACTGAGCTGGTCGgtctcgccgcggccgaatCTCGCAACCCGGTCAAGTCGATGCCAGGCGCCATCAAACAGGTGTTTTGGCGAATCACTCTCTTCTATATCCTCGGTCTCTTCTTCGTCGGCCTACTTATCGACTGCAACGACCCTGCCCTGCTTTCGGATAGCGCCTACGCTGACCCTAAAGCCTCGCCTTTCGTTCTTGTTGGCAAGTACGCCGGTCTCAAAGGATTCGACCATTTCATGAACCTCGTTATCCTGGCCTCCGTCTTGTCAATTGGTGTGTCCGGCGTCTACGGCGGCTCACGTACCCTTACGGCCCTTGCCCAGCAGGGTTATGCGCCTAAGCTCTTCACTTATATTGACAAGTCCGGGCGTCCTCTGCCGTCTGTCATCGTTTTGATTCTCTTTGGCTTCGTTGCCTTTGTCAGTCTGAGTGCTTCAGGACCTACTGTTTTCGACTGGCTCCAGGCCTTGTCCGGCCTCGCTGCGCTGTTCACCTGGGGCTCCGTCTGTCTGGCACACATTCGATTCCGAAAGGCTTGGAAGTACCACGGGCACACTCTAGACGAAATCCCATTCAGGGCTGCTGGAGGCATTTATGGTTCCTACCTGGGTCTCTTCCTCTGTGCTATCGTACTTATTGCACAG TTTTATACCGCAGTTGCCGCGCCTCCTGGCAAGCCTGGTGTCGGAACCGCCGAAAGCTTCTTCAAGCAGTATCTCGCGGCCCCTGTTGTTATCATGTTCTGGCTGATTGGCTACCTTTGGAAGCGTGAGGGCTGGCTCAGGACTTCTCAAATGGATGTCGATACAGGACGTCGCGAGCTGGACTGGGATGAGATCAACGCCTACAGGGCCAAGGTTGCGGCGTGGCCTGCTTGGAGGCGCGCGTTGAACATCATCATGTAA
- a CDS encoding uncharacterized protein (EggNog:ENOG503PHXP), whose amino-acid sequence MDDCQVLLGSYPYNISACTFSLHRTWAMDLSSCIAASRDAFLLALAGDAKPSSPSGNAVATIMDPSKLTELTLLSKYIVETYAAAPLAQQPHLAVDQDGKPAAGLTLVSKFYPVDAASGGGSSSLDGSSVTHTVANYSYPRNDSAAAYTTDRPSTGKSARSSVGSNGSSPGLTDDRTISEVSFDDDYQCHTYTSRLWDSFWTQEALQQSMQQPGMPSKNHYPDTIPPLNPSRRQLSPENQGQPWPLPGREHWGRQMYPPPFRPPPPRTESPSVYSDTPARLSPETTSSEAAFRNHRPPPPPPQAALRSVRPPRPNQGVVAHQGPYRSAASQGRSVPMGPSTAKSVPLVPPLAMKARPLQLTAQQAKRPPDARPSPLHAPKPSMYNMATSSCTRLPAAGVNAPTPRRPRQHRSMTDLLNRPLPPLPEPTPEPQSVFEDDSSDEDRDSDQQRSFHLFHGRSSSDHRRPSKSPTSNSTKQGNRTLPRAPAPPRVPPKWQQQQQQPQPNCHCKKPSFEWKRQDSNVFGRVFGQRHG is encoded by the coding sequence ATGGACGATTGCCAGGTGTTATTAGGATCATACCCGTATAATATCTCAGCATGCACGTTTTCTCTTCATCGAACATGGGCCATGGACCTCTCCTCGTGTATCGCTGCTTCGCGCGATGCTTTTCTCCTAGCATTGGCTGGGGATGCAaagccatcatcaccaagcggaaacgccgtcgccaccatcatgGACCCCAGCAAGCTGACCGAACTGACCCTCCTATCCAAGTACATTGTCGAAACGTACGCGGCCGCTCCGCTGGCACAACAACCACacctggccgtcgaccaggatggcaagcccgccgccgggctcaCGCTCGTATCCAAGTTCTACCCCGTGGACGCTgctagcggcggcgggagcagcagcctcgacggCAGCTCCGTGACCCATACCGTGGCCAATTACTCGTACCCGCGAaacgacagcgccgccgcgtatACGACCGatcggccgtcgacgggcaagtcggccaggtcctcggTGGGGTCTAATGGGTCGTCACCGGGCCTCACTGATGATCGTACGATATCCGAGGTGTccttcgacgacgactatCAATGCCATACATATACCTCGCGGCTTTGGGACAGTTTCTGGACCCAAGAAGCTTTGCAGCAATCCATGCAACAGCCTGGGATGCCATCCAAGAACCACTACCCAGACACGATCCCACCGCTCAACCCATCTCGTCGACAACTGTCTCCGGAAAACCAGGGGCAGCCGTGGCCATTGCCGGGACGCGAGCACTGGGGACGCCAGATGTATCCTCCACCCtttcgcccgccgccgccgcgaacaGAGTCGCCGAGTGTGTACTCAGATACCCCCGCCCGCTTATCCCCCGAAACTACGTCAAGCGAAGCGGCTTTCCGAAAtcaccggccgccgccgccgccaccgcaggCAGCCTTACGATCAGtccgccctcctcgaccaaACCAGGGCGTTGTTGCTCATCAGGGGCCGTATCGCTCTGCTGCCAGCCAAGGGCGCAGTGTTCCCATGGGACCCTCCACAGCCAAAAGCGTACCTCTAGTCCCGCCTTTGGCGATGAAGGCGAGGCCCCTGCAGCTCACAGCACAACAGGCGAAGCGGCCGCCTGATGCTCGTCCTAGCCCACTCCACGCCCCGAAACCGAGTATGTACAATATGGCAACATCGTCGTGCACCAGGCTCCCGGCAGCCGGCGTCAACGCCCCTACcccgcgtcgcccacgtCAACACAGGTCCATGACCGACCTCCTCAACCGCCCTTTGCCCCCTCTGCCCGAACCCACCCCAGAGCCGCAATCGGTGTTCGAGGACGACTCGTCCGACGAGGACCGAGATAGTGACCAGCAACGTTCCTTTCACCTCTTTCACGGACGCTCTTCCAGcgaccatcgccgcccatcTAAAAGCCCGACGTCGAATTCAACAAAACAAGGGAATCGTACTCTTCCTCgggctccggctccgccTCGGGTGCCGCCCaagtggcagcagcagcagcagcagccgcagccgaaTTGCCATTGCAAGAAGCCATCTTTTGAGTGGAAGCGACAGGACTCCAACGTGTTTGGCCGAGTGTTTGGACAACGCCACGGATGA
- a CDS encoding uncharacterized protein (COG:S~TransMembrane:1 (o141-161i)~EggNog:ENOG503P51P), translating to MSLDSLSSCVKKCLQDAAKSAGCDINDVKCICTKDVSSTDGSTLMSCILSSCATADVIAAGSDLIKICQQATGTVSPTATTKSTALPSTSGTGRATNASSATDTSAKPDATDPSGSSTTPTANAGATDSSNTGGLSTGAKAGIGVGAALVVILLILGAYFLGRKKRQKANTTPVPDQQDSPESKTGAQVLSNEKTIGELEGERWVAELSEHGTPQFVELEADNHYSRRRH from the exons ATGTCTCTCGACTCACTGTCAAGCTGCGTGAAGAAATGCCTTCAAGATGCGGCCAAGAGCGCCGGCTGCGACATCAACGATGTCAAATGCATCTGCACCAAGGACGTATCGTCTACAGACGGGTCGACGCTGATGAGCTGCATCCTGAGTTCATGCGCTACAGCTGATGTAATAG CTGCCGGCAGCGACCTCATCAAAATTTGCCAGCAAGCCACTGGCACCGTTTCCCCGACAGCCACCACCAAGTCTACCGCCCTCCCGTCAACGTCAGGCACCGGGCGCGCGACCAACGCGTCCTCTGCCACGGATACTAGTGCTAAACCCGATGCCACCGATCCGTCGGGCTCGAGCACTACCCCGACCGCGAATGCTGGAGCCACGGACTCCTCCAACACGGGCGGGCTGTCCACCGGGGCAAAGGCAGGGATTGGCGTTGGCGCAGCACTCGTGGTGATTCTGCTGATACTTGGGGCATATTTTTTGGGGAGGAAGAAACGACAAAAAGCCAATACTACTCCGGTCCCGGATCAGCAGGACAGTCCCGAAAGCAAGACGGGCGCCCAGGTGCTATCGAACGAGAAGACTATCGGGGAACTGGAAGGGGAACGGTGGGTTGCTGAGCTTTCGGAACATGGCACGCCTCAATTTGTCGAGCTTGAGGCAGACAACCACTACAGCCGACGAAGACACTGA
- the INDA1_1 gene encoding Amino-acid permease inda1 (COG:E~EggNog:ENOG503NUN0~TransMembrane:12 (i77-98o110-133i154-179o185-207i219-241o261-282i303-322o358-378i408-426o432-455i476-497o517-534i)), translated as MAAKDEVLQSSPSDAEKGGNGGASEGTSQVIGKQESVVCVPHENYMTRNGLNLDSFRKAHYGLGIVELERPMRARHLHMIAIGGSIGAGFFVGSGGALSKGGPGSLFIDFLIIGIMMFNVVYALGELAVLYPVSGGFYTYSARFIDPAWGFAMGWNYVFQWAAVLPLELTVCGITIQYWNPDISVGVWIALFLVVIIIINVFGALGYAEEEFWASAFKLSATVIFMIIALVLVCGGGPSGGRYDEYWGARLWYDPGAFKNGFKGFCAVFVTAAFSFSGTELVGLAAAESRNPVKSMPGAIKQVFWRITLFYILGLFFVGLLIDCNDPALLSDSAYADPKASPFVLVGKYAGLKGFDHFMNLVILASVLSIGVSGVYGGSRTLTALAQQGYAPKLFTYIDKSGRPLPSVIVLILFGFVAFVSLSASGPTVFDWLQALSGLAALFTWGSVCLAHIRFRKAWKYHGHTLDEIPFRAAGGIYGSYLGLFLCAIVLIAQFYTAVAAPPGKPGVGTAESFFKQYLAAPVVIMFWLIGYLWKREGWLRTSQMDVDTGRRELDWDEINAYRAKVAAWPAWRRALNIIM; from the exons ATGGCTGCCAAAGATGAGGTCTTGCAGTCGAGCCCCTCGGATGCCGAGAAGGgtggcaatggcggcgcctCTGAGGGCACAAGCCAAGTCATCGGCAAGCAGGAGTCGGTCGTCTGCGTTCCTCACGAGAACTACATGACACGCAATGGCCTCAACCTCGATTCATTCCGCAAAGCTCACTACGGCCTTGGCATTGTTGAGCTGGAGCGGCCCATGCGCGCTCGCCATCTGCATATGATTGCAATTGGCGGCTCGATTGGTGCCGGTTTCTTCGTCGGCTCCGGAGGCGCCCTGAGCAAAGGT GGCCCTGGTAGCTTGTTTATCGACTTCCTCATCATCGGTATCATGATGTTCAACGTCG TGTACGCGCTCGGTGAACTTGCCGTCCTGTATCCCGTGTCTGGTGGCTTCTATACCTACTCCGCTCGCTTTATCGATCCCGCTTGGGGCTTTGCCATGGGCTGGAACTACGTCTTCCAATGGGCAGCAGTCTTGCCTCTAGAGCTCACTGTTTGTGGCATTACTATTCAATACTGGAACCCGGATATCTCAGTCGGAGTCTGGATTgcgctcttcctcgtcgtcatcattaTAATCAACGTTTTCGGTGCCCTTGGATACGCCGAGGAAGAGTTCTGGGCATCCGCCTTTAAGCTCTCTGCGACCGTTATTTTCATGATTATTGCCCTTGTTCTTGTCTGCGGCGGTGGTCCCTCCGGCGGCCGCTACGACGAATACTGGGGTGCTAGACTCTGGTATGATCCCGGCGCGTTCAAGAACGGTTTCAAGGGATTTTGCGCGGTGTTCGTTACGGCTGCGTTCTCGTTTTCCGGAACTGAGCTGGTCGgtctcgccgcggccgaatCTCGCAACCCGGTCAAGTCGATGCCAGGCGCCATCAAACAGGTGTTTTGGCGAATCACTCTCTTCTATATCCTCGGTCTCTTCTTCGTCGGCCTACTTATCGACTGCAACGACCCTGCCCTGCTTTCGGATAGCGCCTACGCTGACCCTAAAGCCTCGCCTTTCGTTCTTGTTGGCAAGTACGCCGGTCTCAAAGGATTCGACCATTTCATGAACCTCGTTATCCTGGCCTCCGTCTTGTCAATTGGTGTGTCCGGCGTCTACGGCGGCTCACGTACCCTTACGGCCCTTGCCCAGCAGGGTTATGCGCCTAAGCTCTTCACTTATATTGACAAGTCCGGGCGTCCTCTGCCGTCTGTCATCGTTTTGATTCTCTTTGGCTTCGTTGCCTTTGTCAGTCTGAGTGCTTCAGGACCTACTGTTTTCGACTGGCTCCAGGCCTTGTCCGGCCTCGCTGCGCTGTTCACCTGGGGCTCCGTCTGTCTGGCACACATTCGATTCCGAAAGGCTTGGAAGTACCACGGGCACACTCTAGACGAAATCCCATTCAGGGCTGCTGGAGGCATTTATGGTTCCTACCTGGGTCTCTTCCTCTGTGCTATCGTACTTATTGCACAG TTTTATACCGCAGTTGCCGCGCCTCCTGGCAAGCCTGGTGTCGGAACCGCCGAAAGCTTCTTCAAGCAGTATCTCGCGGCCCCTGTTGTTATCATGTTCTGGCTGATTGGCTACCTTTGGAAGCGTGAGGGCTGGCTCAGGACTTCTCAAATGGATGTCGATACAGGACGTCGCGAGCTGGACTGGGATGAGATCAACGCCTACAGGGCCAAGGTTGCGGCGTGGCCTGCTTGGAGGCGCGCGTTGAACATCATCATGTAA